In Cervus elaphus chromosome 5, mCerEla1.1, whole genome shotgun sequence, the following proteins share a genomic window:
- the PXMP2 gene encoding peroxisomal membrane protein 2: MAPAASKLRTEATVGPLPQRALSQYLRLLRLYPVLTKAATSGILSALGNFLAQLIEKKQKKENCSQKLDFSGPLRYAIYGFFFTGPLGHFFYLLMERWIPSEVPLAGVKRLLLDRLLFAPAFLSLFFLVMNFLEGQDTAAFTAKMKSGFWPALRMNWRVWTPVQFININYIPVQFRVLFANLVALFWYAYLASLGK, translated from the exons ATGGCGCCGGCGGCGTCGAAGCTGCGGACGGAGGCTACAGTAGGGCCGCTCCCGCAGCGGGCACTTTCCCAGTACCTGCGCCTCTTGCGGCTCTACCCAGTACTCACCAAAGCGGCCACCAG CGGCATTTTGTCAGCACTTGGGAACTTCCTGGCCCAGTTGATtgagaagaagcagaaaaaagaaaactgctctCAAAAGCTAGATTTCAGCGGGCCTCTCAGATATGCCATCTATGG GTTTTTTTTTACAGGGCCGCTGGGTCACTTCTTCTACCTCTTGATGGAGCGCTGGATCCCTTCCGAGGTCCCCTTGGCAGGCGTCAAGAGGCTCCTCCTGGACCGCCTTCTCTTCGCACCCGCCTTCCTGTCATTGTTCTTCCTTGTCATGAACTTCCTGGAG GGGCAGGACACCGccgctttcactgccaagatgAAGAGTGGGTTCTGGCCGGCACTGCGGATGAACTGGAGAGTCTGGACACCCGTGCAGTTTATTAACATCAACTATATCCCTGTGCAG TTCCGGGTGCTTTTTGCAAACTTGGTGGCCCTGTTCTGGTACGCCTACCTGGCCTCTCTGGGGAAGTGA
- the PGAM5 gene encoding serine/threonine-protein phosphatase PGAM5, mitochondrial isoform X1, producing the protein MAFRQALQLAACGLAGGSAAVLFSAVAVGKPRAGGDAEPRVVEPPAWAGAARPGPGVWDPNWDRREPLSLVNLRKRSLEPGEEELTSRLDHCKAKATRHIFLIRHSQYHVDASLEKDRTLTPLGREQAELTGLRLASLGLKFNKIVHSSMTRAVETTDIISKHLPGVCKVSTDLLREGAPIEPDPPVSHWKPEAVQYYEDGARIEAAFRNYIHRADAKQQEDSYEIFICHANVIRYIVCRALQFPPEGWLRLSLNNGSITHLVVRPDGRVALRALGDTGFMPPDKISRS; encoded by the exons ATGGCGTTTCGGCAGGCGCTACAGCTGGCGGCCTGCGGCCTGGCAGGGGGCTCGGCCGCGGTGCTCTTCTCGGCTGTGGCAGTGGGGAAGCCCCGCGCGGGCGGGGACGCGGAACCGCGCGTGGTCGAGCCCCCGGCGTGGGCGGGGGCCGCGCGCCCGGGGCCCGGCGTCTGGGACCCCAACTGGGACAG GAGAGAACCACTGTCCTTGGTCAACCTGCGGAAGAGGAGCCTAGAGCCTGGAGAAGAGGAGCTGACATCCAGGCTGGACCACTGCAAGGCCAAGGCCACACGGCACATCTTCCTCATCAGGCACTCCCAGTACCACGTGGAtgcctccctggagaaggaccgCACGCTGACGCCCCTGG GTCGTGAGCAGGCTGAACTAACTGGTCTGCGACTTGCAAGCTTGGGGTTGAAGTTTAATAAAATCGTCCATTCCTCCATGACCCGTGCGGTAGAAACCACTGACATCATCAGTAAACACCTGCCAG GCGTCTGTAAGGTCAGCACAGACCTGCTGAGGGAAGGCGCCCCCATCGAGCCCGACCCCCCTGTTTCTCACTGGAAGCCGGAGgctgtg CAGTATTATGAAGATGGAGCGCGGATTGAGGCCGCCTTCCGGAACTACATCCACCGGGCAGACGCCAAGCAGCAGGAGGACAGCTATGAGATCTTCATCTGCCATGCCAACGTCATCCGCTACATCGTGTGCCG GGCGCTGCAGTTCCCTCCAGAAGGCTGGCTCCGCCTTTCCCTCAACAACGGCAGCATTACCCACCTGGTGGTCCGGCCCGATGGCCGAGTGGCTCTCAGGGCCCTCGGGGACACAGGGTTCATGCCTCCTGACAAGATCTCCCGTTCCTGA
- the PGAM5 gene encoding serine/threonine-protein phosphatase PGAM5, mitochondrial isoform X2 encodes MAFRQALQLAACGLAGGSAAVLFSAVAVGKPRAGGDAEPRVVEPPAWAGAARPGPGVWDPNWDRREPLSLVNLRKRSLEPGEEELTSRLDHCKAKATRHIFLIRHSQYHVDASLEKDRTLTPLGREQAELTGLRLASLGLKFNKIVHSSMTRAVETTDIISKHLPGVCKVSTDLLREGAPIEPDPPVSHWKPEAVYYEDGARIEAAFRNYIHRADAKQQEDSYEIFICHANVIRYIVCRALQFPPEGWLRLSLNNGSITHLVVRPDGRVALRALGDTGFMPPDKISRS; translated from the exons ATGGCGTTTCGGCAGGCGCTACAGCTGGCGGCCTGCGGCCTGGCAGGGGGCTCGGCCGCGGTGCTCTTCTCGGCTGTGGCAGTGGGGAAGCCCCGCGCGGGCGGGGACGCGGAACCGCGCGTGGTCGAGCCCCCGGCGTGGGCGGGGGCCGCGCGCCCGGGGCCCGGCGTCTGGGACCCCAACTGGGACAG GAGAGAACCACTGTCCTTGGTCAACCTGCGGAAGAGGAGCCTAGAGCCTGGAGAAGAGGAGCTGACATCCAGGCTGGACCACTGCAAGGCCAAGGCCACACGGCACATCTTCCTCATCAGGCACTCCCAGTACCACGTGGAtgcctccctggagaaggaccgCACGCTGACGCCCCTGG GTCGTGAGCAGGCTGAACTAACTGGTCTGCGACTTGCAAGCTTGGGGTTGAAGTTTAATAAAATCGTCCATTCCTCCATGACCCGTGCGGTAGAAACCACTGACATCATCAGTAAACACCTGCCAG GCGTCTGTAAGGTCAGCACAGACCTGCTGAGGGAAGGCGCCCCCATCGAGCCCGACCCCCCTGTTTCTCACTGGAAGCCGGAGgctgtg TATTATGAAGATGGAGCGCGGATTGAGGCCGCCTTCCGGAACTACATCCACCGGGCAGACGCCAAGCAGCAGGAGGACAGCTATGAGATCTTCATCTGCCATGCCAACGTCATCCGCTACATCGTGTGCCG GGCGCTGCAGTTCCCTCCAGAAGGCTGGCTCCGCCTTTCCCTCAACAACGGCAGCATTACCCACCTGGTGGTCCGGCCCGATGGCCGAGTGGCTCTCAGGGCCCTCGGGGACACAGGGTTCATGCCTCCTGACAAGATCTCCCGTTCCTGA